Proteins from one Chitinophaga oryzae genomic window:
- the purL gene encoding phosphoribosylformylglycinamidine synthase subunit PurL yields MQTTVEIAEQLGLTADEFERIESILGRNPNFTELSMYSVMWSEHCSYKNSIVWLKSLPREGDRLLVKAGEENAGLVDIGDGYAVVFKIESHNHPSAIEPFQGAATGVGGIHRDIFTMGARPIAALNSLRFGNINDKKTQHLVKGIVHGIGHYGNCFGVPTVGGETYFEDCYGTNPLVNAMSVGIVKVGQTVSATSHGEGNPVFIVGSATGKDGIGGASFASANITEDSAEDLPAVQVGDPFQEKKLLEACLEVIKTNAIIGMQDMGAAGITCSTAEMSAKGEHGMNIWLDKVPTRQENMKGWEMLLSESQERMLIVVKKGQEKPILDIFEKWDLHCVQIGEVTKDTNLKFYMNGELEADVPAESLVLGGGAPQYHRAYTEPAYFQKIKAFDIQNVPDTEHPRFAAERILALPNIASKRWIYNQYDSMVGTANATTNAPSDAPIVLVKGTRKALAMTTDCNSRYVFADPHKGGQIAVAEAARNIVCSGGEPLAITNCLNFGNPYDPEVYYQFVHAVQGMGEACRKFNTPVTGGNVSFYNQSPDGAVYPTPTIGMVGLLDSLDQRITLDFKEAGDLVYLLGRSRNDINSSEYLHKIIGIEYSPAPHFDLEEELQLQKAVAKLNKAGLLQSAHDVSEGGLFVTMMESAMPKGLGFELQLNDKFRKDAYLFGESQSRVVISIKPEDKEKFEAVMHGLIDATDVSVRYVKIGTVTGDHVKVGEEDWGKVSDWKQIYDTSVEEHLR; encoded by the coding sequence ATGCAAACCACCGTAGAAATTGCTGAACAGCTGGGCCTTACTGCTGACGAGTTTGAACGTATTGAATCTATCTTAGGGCGTAATCCCAACTTTACCGAATTGAGTATGTACTCCGTTATGTGGAGTGAGCACTGCTCTTACAAAAACTCAATCGTATGGCTGAAGTCATTACCACGCGAAGGTGACCGCCTCCTCGTGAAGGCAGGTGAGGAAAACGCCGGCCTGGTAGATATCGGTGATGGATACGCAGTTGTATTTAAAATAGAATCCCATAACCACCCTTCTGCCATTGAGCCCTTCCAGGGCGCTGCTACCGGCGTTGGTGGTATCCACCGTGATATCTTCACCATGGGCGCCCGTCCTATCGCGGCACTGAACTCCCTGCGCTTCGGCAATATCAACGATAAAAAAACACAGCACCTGGTAAAAGGTATCGTACACGGTATCGGTCACTACGGTAACTGCTTCGGTGTCCCCACCGTAGGCGGCGAAACTTATTTTGAAGACTGTTATGGTACCAACCCGCTGGTAAACGCCATGAGCGTGGGTATCGTAAAAGTAGGACAGACCGTTTCTGCTACTTCCCACGGCGAAGGCAACCCCGTTTTCATCGTAGGCTCTGCTACCGGTAAAGACGGTATCGGCGGCGCTTCCTTTGCTTCCGCCAACATCACGGAAGACAGCGCGGAAGACCTGCCGGCTGTACAGGTAGGCGACCCCTTCCAGGAAAAGAAACTGCTGGAAGCCTGCCTCGAAGTCATCAAAACCAATGCTATCATAGGCATGCAGGATATGGGCGCTGCCGGTATCACCTGCTCCACTGCCGAAATGAGCGCTAAAGGCGAACACGGTATGAACATCTGGCTGGATAAAGTACCTACCCGCCAGGAAAACATGAAAGGATGGGAAATGCTGCTGAGCGAAAGCCAGGAACGTATGCTCATCGTAGTGAAAAAAGGCCAGGAAAAACCTATCCTCGACATCTTCGAAAAATGGGACCTGCACTGCGTTCAGATCGGTGAAGTTACCAAAGACACTAACCTGAAATTCTATATGAACGGTGAACTGGAAGCTGACGTGCCTGCTGAAAGCCTCGTGCTCGGCGGAGGCGCTCCTCAATATCACCGCGCTTATACTGAGCCTGCCTACTTCCAGAAAATCAAAGCGTTCGATATCCAGAACGTTCCCGATACTGAACATCCCCGCTTCGCGGCCGAAAGGATCCTCGCATTACCTAACATCGCTTCCAAACGCTGGATCTACAACCAGTACGACAGCATGGTAGGTACTGCCAACGCCACTACCAACGCTCCGAGCGACGCTCCGATCGTACTGGTAAAAGGCACCAGGAAGGCGCTGGCCATGACCACCGATTGTAACAGCCGCTACGTATTCGCCGATCCTCACAAAGGCGGCCAGATCGCTGTTGCAGAAGCTGCCCGCAACATCGTTTGCTCCGGCGGTGAACCACTGGCCATCACCAACTGCCTCAACTTCGGTAACCCTTACGATCCGGAAGTATACTACCAGTTCGTACACGCCGTACAAGGTATGGGCGAAGCCTGCCGTAAATTCAATACCCCCGTTACCGGCGGTAACGTGAGCTTCTACAACCAGTCACCCGACGGCGCGGTATACCCTACCCCAACCATCGGTATGGTGGGCCTGCTCGACAGCCTCGATCAGCGTATCACCCTCGACTTCAAAGAAGCCGGCGACCTGGTATACCTGCTGGGCCGCAGCCGCAACGATATCAACAGTTCCGAATACCTGCACAAAATCATCGGTATCGAATACAGCCCTGCTCCGCACTTCGATCTCGAAGAAGAACTGCAACTGCAGAAAGCTGTCGCTAAACTGAACAAAGCCGGCCTGCTCCAGTCCGCGCACGATGTCAGCGAAGGCGGCCTGTTCGTAACCATGATGGAAAGCGCCATGCCTAAAGGCCTGGGCTTTGAACTGCAGCTGAACGACAAATTCCGTAAAGACGCCTACCTCTTCGGTGAAAGCCAAAGCCGCGTAGTGATCTCCATCAAACCGGAAGACAAAGAGAAATTCGAAGCTGTCATGCATGGCCTGATCGACGCGACCGACGTTTCCGTTCGTTACGTGAAAATAGGCACCGTAACCGGCGATCACGTGAAAGTAGGTGAGGAAGACTGGGGTAAAGTAAGCGACTGGAAACAGATCTACGATACTTCTGTGGAAGAACACCTGAGATAG
- a CDS encoding TonB-dependent receptor, producing the protein MKPYLVLCFIALLVTLQTTAQKLTGTIRDTAQTAVPMLRIYLAGTQKHALSGPDGTFSIHNIKPGSYKLIATGTGYNTLEQPVTITDSITTLALTIQPSDVGLNEVVVTASRNRETLGTVPSSITIITGKQLREQSAITTDINQLLSMNVPGLTLGTNTSTNKGQTLRGRGMLIMIDGIPQSTPLRNGDKDMRSIDVSVIERVEVIKGSTAIYGNGADGGIINFITIKANPNKRFSGSTDISAGGSLTSAANSLGARVAQQFSGRLNKFDYVVAGTYEQTGVNKDAKGEVIAPFQSLSQNENVNLFAKLGYNFNDNNRLEVMYNYYRTMQNSSYVDSGGKFGQRPIIGVIGTNPGDKQGTPYNHNAYVNFTSKNIFRNTSLNVNLYYQDFYTVFEYSDFYAPPGNSAITSKKMGARVNFNTLFNFHPNLHGDVTWGIDVLNDKTAQPLTDGRPFVPQMNMKNLAPYAQLKTYLFKDFLVKAGLRYENIRLDIPDYTTIKFGNYAGGVFVKGGNLPYEALVFNAGLRYTRFPAFNPFVSYSQSFSLYDLGRTLRLAKAVSNGSTSIKTIETKAIITNNYEAGFNSNIGKFNASGSYFISTSNLGTSLKDVNGVAVPERAPERVQGFEITAGYQFLPNLSANAAYTHVEGKKEVNGVKTWLPTTRITPDKMTVNVNYSPLKQWDLGVYYIYSGVRKRFDPNPNTKEYDLGAGPVGDFSLVNLYTAYRFNSAASIRLGVDNLLNADYYPVMSQARVRTDSYIKGSGARFNLGFRYNF; encoded by the coding sequence ATGAAACCATACCTGGTATTGTGTTTTATAGCACTCCTGGTTACGCTACAGACAACTGCACAAAAACTGACCGGCACTATCCGCGATACAGCGCAAACAGCCGTTCCCATGCTGCGCATATACCTGGCAGGAACGCAGAAACATGCACTGTCCGGCCCCGACGGCACCTTTAGCATCCATAACATAAAACCCGGCAGCTACAAACTGATTGCCACCGGCACCGGCTACAATACGCTGGAACAACCGGTGACCATCACCGACAGCATTACCACGCTTGCCCTCACCATACAACCGTCTGACGTAGGGCTGAACGAAGTAGTGGTCACCGCCAGCCGTAACCGGGAAACGCTCGGCACCGTCCCTTCTTCCATCACCATCATCACCGGCAAACAACTACGGGAACAAAGCGCCATCACCACCGACATCAACCAGCTGCTGAGCATGAACGTGCCGGGCCTTACGCTGGGGACCAATACTTCTACCAACAAAGGACAAACCCTGCGTGGCCGCGGTATGCTGATCATGATTGACGGTATCCCGCAATCCACACCGCTGCGCAACGGCGATAAAGACATGCGCAGCATCGACGTGTCTGTCATTGAAAGAGTGGAAGTGATCAAAGGCTCCACGGCCATTTATGGCAACGGCGCCGACGGCGGCATCATCAACTTCATCACCATCAAAGCCAACCCCAATAAACGTTTCAGCGGCAGCACCGACATTAGTGCCGGCGGCTCGCTCACCAGTGCGGCCAACAGCCTGGGCGCACGCGTGGCGCAGCAGTTCAGCGGCCGCCTGAACAAATTCGACTACGTAGTGGCAGGCACCTATGAGCAAACCGGTGTCAACAAAGACGCCAAAGGCGAAGTAATTGCCCCCTTCCAGTCACTCAGCCAGAACGAAAACGTAAACCTGTTCGCCAAACTGGGATACAACTTCAATGACAACAACCGGCTGGAAGTGATGTACAACTATTACCGTACCATGCAGAACAGCAGCTATGTTGACTCCGGCGGTAAATTCGGGCAACGCCCCATCATTGGCGTTATTGGCACCAATCCAGGCGACAAGCAAGGCACGCCCTATAACCACAACGCCTATGTGAATTTTACCAGCAAAAACATCTTCCGCAACACATCGCTGAACGTAAACCTGTACTACCAGGACTTTTACACTGTCTTCGAATATTCAGATTTCTACGCGCCACCGGGCAATTCCGCCATTACTTCCAAAAAAATGGGCGCCCGCGTGAATTTCAACACGCTGTTCAACTTCCATCCGAACCTGCACGGCGACGTTACCTGGGGCATCGACGTGCTGAACGATAAAACAGCGCAGCCGCTGACAGACGGCCGTCCTTTCGTGCCGCAGATGAACATGAAGAACCTGGCGCCTTATGCACAACTGAAAACCTACCTGTTCAAAGACTTCCTGGTGAAAGCTGGCCTGCGTTACGAAAATATCCGGCTCGATATCCCCGACTATACCACCATCAAATTCGGCAACTATGCCGGCGGTGTCTTCGTAAAGGGCGGCAACCTGCCTTACGAAGCCCTGGTGTTCAATGCCGGCCTGCGTTATACCCGGTTCCCGGCGTTCAACCCGTTTGTCAGCTATTCCCAGAGCTTCTCCCTGTACGACCTGGGCCGTACCCTGCGGCTGGCCAAGGCTGTCAGCAACGGTTCCACCAGTATCAAGACCATCGAGACCAAAGCGATTATTACCAATAACTACGAGGCGGGCTTCAACAGTAACATCGGTAAATTCAACGCTTCAGGTTCTTATTTTATCAGCACCTCCAATCTCGGTACCAGCCTGAAAGACGTTAACGGCGTGGCCGTGCCGGAGAGAGCGCCCGAGCGTGTACAGGGTTTTGAGATTACAGCAGGTTATCAGTTCCTCCCCAACCTCTCTGCCAATGCAGCCTATACCCATGTGGAAGGTAAAAAAGAGGTCAACGGGGTGAAGACATGGCTGCCGACCACCCGCATCACACCGGATAAGATGACAGTCAACGTGAATTATTCTCCGCTGAAACAGTGGGACCTTGGCGTGTATTATATCTACTCCGGCGTACGGAAACGCTTCGATCCGAACCCCAACACCAAAGAGTATGATCTGGGCGCCGGACCGGTAGGTGATTTCTCACTCGTCAACCTGTATACTGCTTACCGGTTCAACTCTGCCGCATCCATCCGTTTGGGAGTGGATAACCTGCTGAATGCCGATTATTACCCGGTAATGTCGCAGGCGCGGGTGAGAACGGATTCCTATATCAAAGGCAGCGGCGCCCGGTTTAATTTGGGTTTCCGGTATAACTTCTAG
- a CDS encoding glutamine synthetase III family protein: MQSLRFTALEGLAGVDTKLTEHNGKITEVFGSNVFAGRIVREYLSDEAYKSLMNSIKNGTKLERKMAEQIASGMKAWAMKKGVTHYTHWFQPLTGTTAEKHDSFFTLKSDGSALETFDGDALVQQEPDASSFPNGGLRATFEARGYTAWDPSSPAFILEQGYGKTLCIPTIFVSYTGESLDYKAPLLKALAAIDKAAVDVCNYFDKNVTKVTPTLGWEQEYFLVDENLANARPDLIMTGRTVVGHAPSKGQQLEDHYFGSIPERVYAYMRDFEEEAYKLGIPLRTRHNEVAPSQFECAPIFEEVNIAVDHNSLLMDIMNKVAKRHKLKVLLHEKPFAGINGSGKHNNWSMATDTGVNLLAPGKTPKTNLMFLTFFVNTIKAVHDYADLLRAAIASASNDFRLGANEAPPAIISVFSGKYLYDVLQEVKSRVSNKFDEQDEAILKLDLHRHIPELMLDNTDRNRTSPFAFTGNKFEFRAVGSTANCASAMTVLNTIVAKTLTDFKVEVDGLIEKGEKKEIAIMQTLRKYIVDSEKILFEGDGYSEEWEKEAERRGLQNIKTTPKALDAMITPKAAQLYTETGVYTEKELHARHEILLEDYVKKVQIEARVIGDLATNTILPAAISYLNDLISNIRGLKEIGMGEAAFKAQTQIAAKISEHINVISENVQAMIEQRKVTNKLTDSRQKAIEYCEKIKPYFDIIRYHSDKLEFLVDDKRWALPKYRELLFLR, from the coding sequence ATGCAATCGTTACGTTTCACCGCGCTGGAAGGATTAGCTGGCGTAGACACCAAACTCACCGAACACAACGGCAAAATAACCGAGGTATTTGGCAGCAATGTTTTTGCCGGAAGAATTGTAAGGGAATACCTGAGTGATGAGGCTTATAAAAGCCTGATGAACTCCATTAAAAATGGCACCAAACTGGAACGCAAAATGGCGGAGCAAATTGCTTCCGGCATGAAAGCCTGGGCCATGAAAAAAGGAGTGACGCACTACACTCACTGGTTCCAACCCCTGACCGGCACCACTGCAGAAAAGCATGACTCCTTTTTCACCCTGAAAAGCGACGGCTCTGCACTGGAAACTTTTGACGGCGATGCGCTGGTACAGCAGGAGCCTGATGCCTCCAGCTTCCCCAACGGCGGCCTGAGAGCTACTTTTGAAGCCCGCGGCTACACTGCCTGGGACCCTTCCTCCCCTGCCTTCATCCTGGAACAGGGTTATGGTAAAACACTCTGCATCCCTACCATATTCGTATCCTACACCGGCGAATCTCTCGATTATAAAGCTCCGCTGCTGAAAGCACTGGCTGCCATCGACAAAGCCGCTGTAGACGTATGTAACTATTTCGATAAAAACGTTACCAAAGTAACGCCTACCCTCGGTTGGGAACAGGAATACTTCCTCGTTGACGAAAACCTGGCCAATGCCCGTCCTGACCTGATCATGACCGGCCGCACCGTTGTAGGTCATGCTCCTTCCAAAGGCCAGCAGCTGGAAGACCACTACTTTGGCTCTATCCCTGAGCGCGTATATGCTTACATGCGCGATTTCGAAGAAGAGGCTTACAAACTGGGCATTCCTTTGAGAACACGCCACAATGAAGTAGCTCCTTCCCAGTTCGAATGCGCTCCTATCTTTGAAGAAGTGAACATCGCTGTGGACCACAACTCCCTGCTGATGGACATCATGAATAAAGTGGCCAAACGCCACAAACTGAAAGTGCTGCTGCACGAAAAACCATTTGCGGGTATCAACGGTTCCGGTAAACACAACAACTGGAGCATGGCCACCGATACCGGTGTAAACCTGCTGGCTCCGGGCAAAACCCCGAAAACCAACCTGATGTTCCTCACGTTCTTCGTGAACACCATCAAAGCGGTACATGACTACGCCGACCTGCTGAGAGCTGCTATCGCTTCTGCCAGCAACGACTTCCGCCTGGGTGCCAACGAAGCGCCTCCGGCTATCATCTCCGTGTTCTCCGGTAAATATCTCTATGATGTACTGCAGGAAGTAAAATCCCGCGTAAGCAATAAGTTCGACGAACAAGACGAAGCCATCCTCAAACTGGACCTGCACCGTCACATTCCTGAACTGATGCTGGACAACACCGACCGTAACCGTACTTCTCCTTTTGCGTTCACCGGCAACAAGTTCGAGTTCCGCGCCGTAGGTTCTACCGCTAACTGCGCTTCCGCTATGACCGTTCTGAACACCATCGTGGCCAAAACCCTGACCGACTTTAAAGTGGAAGTGGACGGCCTGATCGAAAAAGGTGAGAAAAAAGAGATTGCCATCATGCAAACTCTTCGGAAATATATTGTAGATTCGGAAAAAATATTGTTCGAAGGCGACGGCTACAGCGAAGAATGGGAAAAAGAAGCCGAAAGAAGAGGTCTGCAGAACATCAAAACCACGCCTAAAGCGCTGGATGCGATGATCACTCCTAAAGCCGCCCAGCTGTATACCGAAACCGGTGTTTATACCGAAAAAGAATTACACGCCCGTCACGAGATCCTGCTGGAAGACTACGTGAAGAAAGTACAGATCGAAGCCCGTGTAATCGGAGACCTGGCCACCAACACTATTTTACCCGCTGCGATCAGCTATCTCAACGACCTGATCAGCAATATCCGCGGACTGAAAGAAATTGGCATGGGTGAAGCTGCCTTCAAAGCACAAACACAGATCGCTGCCAAAATTTCTGAACACATCAATGTGATCAGCGAAAACGTTCAGGCCATGATCGAGCAACGTAAAGTGACCAACAAGTTGACCGACAGCCGCCAGAAAGCGATCGAATACTGCGAAAAAATTAAACCGTACTTCGATATTATCCGCTACCACTCCGATAAACTGGAGTTCCTGGTAGATGATAAAAGATGGGCACTGCCTAAGTACAGAGAACTGCTTTTCTTGCGATAA
- the efp gene encoding elongation factor P → MATTADIRTGLIIKLDNSLYSVVEFGQNKTARAAAKVWAKLKGVDNSRSIEHTWNSGDTIFPVRIEKKAFQFLYKDDTGYNFMDNETFEQIAMPEQSIDAPQFLKEGQEVMVQINTETEQYMAVELPDKIVVLVTYSEPGVKGDTATRTLKPATVETGATVMVPLFVEEGELIRVNAKTGEYIERVKA, encoded by the coding sequence ATGGCTACCACCGCAGATATCAGAACAGGATTAATCATCAAGCTGGATAACAGTTTGTATTCTGTTGTAGAGTTTGGTCAAAACAAAACCGCCCGTGCAGCTGCAAAAGTTTGGGCTAAATTGAAGGGCGTTGACAATAGCCGTTCTATAGAGCACACCTGGAACTCCGGTGATACCATTTTCCCGGTTCGTATCGAGAAGAAAGCATTCCAGTTTTTATATAAGGATGACACCGGTTACAATTTCATGGACAATGAGACATTTGAACAGATTGCCATGCCGGAACAGTCCATCGATGCTCCCCAGTTCCTGAAGGAAGGTCAGGAAGTAATGGTTCAGATCAACACTGAAACAGAACAGTACATGGCGGTGGAACTGCCTGACAAGATCGTGGTACTGGTCACTTACTCTGAGCCTGGTGTGAAAGGTGACACTGCCACCCGTACACTGAAACCTGCTACTGTGGAAACTGGTGCAACCGTGATGGTGCCGCTGTTTGTGGAAGAAGGCGAACTGATCCGTGTGAATGCAAAAACCGGCGAATACATCGAAAGAGTAAAGGCGTAA
- a CDS encoding peroxiredoxin family protein has product MRQFLLFVLCCVPMFLKAQNTTPSKPAYLQYPIIPAFPLTLPDGHTITKNDLRKNEKTMIFVFSVDCDHCKQLTEDMLKNMEKFKKTQILMITPFKVEQMKEYYDHYNIKKYPNIIMASEPTRQIMYFYDLHYFPGLYLYDKKQQFIKGFEGTVKLDSLVHYLGYTPIKWK; this is encoded by the coding sequence ATGCGTCAGTTTTTATTATTTGTATTGTGTTGTGTACCAATGTTCCTGAAGGCTCAGAATACCACTCCCTCCAAACCGGCCTATTTACAGTATCCCATCATCCCCGCATTCCCGCTGACACTGCCGGACGGCCATACCATCACCAAAAATGACCTCCGCAAAAACGAAAAAACCATGATTTTTGTTTTCAGCGTGGACTGTGACCACTGTAAACAACTGACGGAAGATATGTTGAAAAACATGGAAAAGTTCAAAAAAACACAGATCCTGATGATAACGCCCTTTAAAGTAGAGCAGATGAAGGAATACTATGATCATTATAACATCAAAAAATACCCCAATATTATAATGGCCAGCGAACCCACCCGCCAGATCATGTACTTCTACGACCTCCACTACTTCCCGGGACTTTACCTGTATGATAAAAAACAACAGTTTATCAAAGGGTTTGAAGGCACGGTGAAACTGGATTCACTGGTGCACTACCTCGGCTACACTCCCATAAAATGGAAATAG
- the accB gene encoding acetyl-CoA carboxylase biotin carboxyl carrier protein produces MDFKQIQELVKMINKSNISELSIEQDKFKITIKQKDNEVQQVIAVPAAAAPIQAVAAAAPAAAPVQAAAAPAPAAAPSAPKADNLITIKSPMIGTFYRSAGPDKAPFINVGDEVTAGKVVCIIEAMKLFNEIESEVSGKIVKVLVDDATPVEYDQPLFLVEP; encoded by the coding sequence ATGGACTTTAAACAGATTCAGGAACTGGTAAAAATGATCAACAAATCAAATATCAGTGAACTGAGCATTGAGCAGGACAAGTTCAAGATTACAATAAAACAGAAAGACAACGAAGTACAGCAGGTAATCGCTGTGCCTGCGGCCGCAGCGCCGATCCAGGCGGTGGCAGCTGCAGCTCCGGCAGCCGCTCCGGTACAGGCAGCAGCAGCACCCGCACCAGCTGCCGCGCCATCTGCGCCTAAAGCAGATAACCTGATCACTATCAAATCCCCGATGATCGGTACCTTCTACCGTTCAGCAGGACCTGATAAAGCTCCTTTCATCAATGTAGGCGATGAAGTAACTGCCGGCAAGGTAGTATGCATCATTGAAGCGATGAAGTTATTCAACGAAATCGAAAGTGAAGTGAGCGGTAAGATCGTCAAAGTACTTGTTGACGATGCCACTCCGGTAGAATACGATCAACCTTTGTTTTTAGTAGAACCGTAA
- the accC gene encoding acetyl-CoA carboxylase biotin carboxylase subunit, protein MFKKILIANRGEIALRIIRTCKEMGIKTVAVYSTADKDSLHVKFADEAVCIGKPQSSESYLNIPHLMAAAEITNADAIHPGYGFLAENARFAEICGEHGIKFIGPTPEMIRKMGDKMTAKETMIAAGVPVIPGSDGLLQSVEEAKTLAKKMGLPVILKATAGGGGKGMRVVWDESELENAYNMAKNEARAAFNNDGIYMEKFVEEPRHIEIQVAGDQYGKVCHLSERDCSIQRRHQKLVEESPSPFMTPELREKMGEAAIKAASAINYESVGTIEFLVDKHRNFYFMEMNTRIQVEHGVTEEVINFDLVKEQIKIAAGIPISGKNYTPQMHAIECRINAEDPYNDFRPSPGKITTLHIPGGHGVRVDSHIYAGYVIPPYYDSMVAKIITMAQTREEAINTMERALSEFVIEGVKTTIPFHQQLMRNEDFRKGNFTTKFTETFKLV, encoded by the coding sequence ATGTTTAAAAAAATATTGATTGCCAACCGTGGCGAGATTGCCCTTCGGATTATCCGTACCTGTAAGGAAATGGGTATCAAAACGGTAGCAGTTTATTCTACTGCAGATAAAGACAGCCTGCATGTGAAGTTTGCGGATGAAGCTGTGTGTATTGGTAAACCACAGAGCAGCGAATCTTACCTGAACATCCCTCACCTCATGGCTGCTGCCGAGATCACCAATGCAGACGCTATCCACCCGGGCTACGGCTTCCTGGCGGAGAATGCGCGTTTTGCTGAGATCTGCGGCGAACATGGTATCAAATTCATCGGCCCTACCCCGGAAATGATCCGCAAAATGGGTGACAAGATGACTGCGAAAGAAACCATGATCGCAGCCGGCGTACCGGTTATCCCGGGATCTGACGGCCTGCTCCAGAGCGTCGAAGAAGCTAAAACCCTCGCTAAAAAAATGGGTCTCCCCGTGATCCTGAAAGCTACTGCCGGCGGCGGTGGTAAAGGTATGCGTGTGGTTTGGGACGAGAGCGAACTGGAGAACGCCTATAACATGGCTAAAAATGAAGCCCGCGCTGCTTTCAATAACGACGGCATCTACATGGAGAAATTCGTGGAAGAGCCCCGCCACATTGAAATCCAGGTTGCAGGTGACCAATATGGCAAAGTATGCCACCTGTCTGAAAGGGACTGCTCTATTCAACGCCGTCACCAGAAACTGGTGGAGGAATCTCCTTCTCCTTTCATGACGCCGGAACTGCGCGAAAAAATGGGCGAAGCCGCCATCAAGGCTGCCAGCGCCATTAACTACGAAAGCGTGGGCACCATCGAATTCCTGGTAGACAAACACCGCAACTTCTATTTCATGGAAATGAACACCCGTATCCAGGTGGAACACGGTGTGACGGAAGAAGTGATCAACTTTGACCTGGTAAAGGAACAAATCAAGATCGCGGCGGGAATTCCTATCTCCGGTAAAAACTATACGCCACAGATGCACGCCATCGAATGCCGTATCAACGCGGAAGATCCGTACAACGATTTCCGCCCTTCTCCGGGCAAAATCACGACCCTGCATATCCCGGGCGGCCACGGCGTACGCGTGGATTCCCATATCTATGCCGGTTATGTGATCCCTCCGTATTACGACTCCATGGTCGCTAAAATCATCACCATGGCGCAAACCCGCGAGGAAGCCATCAATACCATGGAGCGCGCACTGAGCGAATTCGTGATTGAAGGCGTTAAAACAACTATTCCTTTCCACCAGCAGCTGATGCGTAACGAAGACTTCCGTAAAGGCAACTTTACGACCAAGTTCACCGAAACCTTCAAACTGGTATAA